One Panicum virgatum strain AP13 chromosome 3N, P.virgatum_v5, whole genome shotgun sequence DNA segment encodes these proteins:
- the LOC120663377 gene encoding regulatory-associated protein of TOR 1-like isoform X3: MALGDLMASRLVHSSSSPSPSTAAPPAPLPNHHHNHVTDDLPVANGPEPRNGLEPAEVDKPAPVTYLPQVMVLCEQRHEGIDEAAAAAAGPSTSGLVSKWRPKDRMKTGCVALVLCLNISVDPPDVIKISPCARMECWIDPFSMAPPKALANIGKTLHSQYERWQPKARYKLQLDPTVEEVKKLCNTCRKYARSERVLFHYNGHGVPKPTTNGEIWVFNKSYTQYIPLPITDLDSWLKTPSIYVFDCSAAGIIVKAFLERLDWSSSSSSSSQKDCILLAACEAHQTLPQSAEFPADVFTACLTTPIKMALHWFCKRSLLRGSMDRSLIDQIPGRQNDRKTLLGELNWIFTAITDTIAWNVLPHDLFQRLFRQDLLVASLFRNFLLAERIMRSANCSPISYPLLPPTHQHHMWDAWDMAAEICLSKLPQLIADPNAEFQPSPFFTEQLTAFEVWLDHGSQDKKPPEQLPIVLQVLLSQSHRFRALVLLGRFLDMGPWAVDLALSVGIFPYVLKLLQTSAMELRQILVFIWTKILSLDKSCQVDLVKDGGHTYFIRFLDSLDAYPEQRAMAAFVLAVIVDGHRTGQEACIHAGLIDVCLRHLQPENPHDAQTEPLLLQWLCLCLGKLWEDFSEAQSLGLQSNAPEILIYLLSEPQPEVRASAVFALGNLLDMGSTSSNGVDDDSDDDEKVKAEINVVRSLLQVSSDGSPLVRCEVAIALTRFALGHNKHLKSVAAEYWKPQTNSLLKSPPSLANISSPNNVYSPNNIRQGSSGLASHIGPVLRVGSDSSATCRDGRVSTSSPIATSSIMHGSPQSDDSSQHSDSGILLRENASNGGLSYTRSRPADSVIYSQYISTMCSVAKDPYPRIATIGRRALSLIGVEQVVMKNSRFNSGGAHQGETSAPPSNFGMARSSSWFDMNSGNFSIAFRTPPVSPPQHDYLTGLRRVCSMEFKPHPMNSPEGLADRLISAAAPSNAELIILPQSTIYNWSCGHFSRPLLSGSDDNEEAHARREEREQIALDCIAKCQRSSACKMTSQIASWDTRFDSGTKAALLLPFSPIVIAADENEQIRVWNYDDALPVNSFQNHKLSDRGLSKLLLINELDESLLLAASSDGNVRIWKNFTQKGGQKLVTAFSSVQGHRAAGRSIVIDWQQQSGCLYASGDMSSILVWDLDKEQLLSTIQSSGDSAISALSASQVRSGHFAAGFAAGSVRIFDVRSPDRLIYMARPHAPRMEKVVGIGFQPGLDPYKIVSASQAGDIQFLDVRRAAEPYLTIEAHRGSLTALAVHRHAPVVASGSAKQMIKVFSLEGEQLTIIRYQPSFMGQRIGSVNCLSFHPYKSLLAAGAGDNALVSIYAEENYK; encoded by the exons ATGGCATTGGGAGATCTCATGGCGTCCAGGCTCGTCCActcctcgtcctcgccgtcgccatcgACGGCCGCGCCCCCGGCGCCGCTGCCGAATCACCACCACAACCACGTCACGGATGACCTCCCCGTCGCCAACGGCCCGGAGCCCAGGAATGGGCTGGAGCCCGCCGAGGTGGACAAGCCGGCGCCCGTGACGTACCTGCCCCAGGTGATGGTGCTGTGCGAGCAGCGCCACGAGGGGATCGACGaggctgcggccgccgccgccgggccctccACCAGCGGCCTTGTCTCCAAGTGGCGCCCAAAGGACCGG ATGAAGACAGGATGTGTTGCACTTGTATTATGTTTAAACATTAGTGTTGATCCACCAGATGTAATTAAAATCTCCCCTTGCGCAAGAATGGAGTGCTGGATAG ATCCATTTTCTATGGCACCTCCTAAGGCCCTTGCAAATATTGGAAAAACATTGCACTCACAGTATGAGCGCTGGCAACCTAAG GCTCGTTACAAGCTTCAGCTAGATCCAACTGTGGAGGAAGTTAAAAAGCTTTGTAATACTTGTCGCAAATATGCCAGATCAGAGAGAGTCCTTTTCCATTACAATGGCCATGGTGTACCAAAGCCTACAACTAATGGTGAGATTTGGGTGTTTAACAAG AGTTACACACAGTATATTCCACTTCCAATTACTGATCTTGATTCTTGGCTAAAAACACCTTCCATTTATGTTTTTGACTGCTCAGCAGCTGGAATTATTGTGAAAGCTTTTCTAGAG CGCCTAGACTGGAGTTCTAGCTCCTCTTCATCTTCGCAGAAGGATTGCATTCTTCTTGCTGCCTGCGAAGCACATCAAACTCTTCCCCAGAGTGCAGAATTTCCTGCTGATGTGTTTACAGCTTGCCTCACAACACCCATCAAGATGGCATTGCACTG GTTTTGTAAGAGATCATTACTCCGTGGTTCTATGGATCGTTCTCTTATTGACCAAATTCCTGGAAGGCAAAATGACCGTAAAACTCTTCTTGGAGAACTGAATTGGATTTTTACTGCCATTACAGATACTATTGCATGGAATGTGCTTCCTCATG ATCTATTCCAAAGGCTATTCAGGCAAGATCTTCTGGTTGCTAGTCTCTTTCGTAACTTCTTGCTTGCTGAGAGAATCATGCGATCCGCAAATTGTTCTCCAATTTCTTATCCGTTGTTACCACCGACCCATCAACACCATATGTG GGACGCATGGGACATGGCTGCTGAGATTTGCCTTTCCAAGCTTCCTCAGTTAATTGCTGATCCAAATGCAGAGTTTCAG CCGAGCCCTTTTTTCACGGAACAACTGACGGCTTTTGAAGTGTGGCTTGATCATGGTTCTCAGGACAAGAAGCCCCCTGAACAGTTACCTATAGTTCTTCAG GTCCTGCTTAGTCAATCGCATAGATTTAGAGCGCTTGTTTTGCTTGGAAGATTTCTTGACATGGGACCATGGGCAGTTGATTTG GCCCTGTCTGTTGGAATATTTCCTTATGTGCTCAAACTGCTTCAAACAAGTGCAATGGAGTTGCGTCAAATTCTTGTTTTCATATGGACAAAAATTCTCTCTCTTGATAAG TCGTGCCAGGTTGACTTGGTTAAAGATGGAGGACATACATATTTTATCAGATTTCTTGACAGTTTGGATGCTTACCCAGAGCAGCGTGCAATGGCCGCTTTCGTTTTAGCAGTTATTGTGGATGGGCATAGGACAGGTCAAGAGGCCTGTATTCATGCAGGTCTTATAGATGTTTGTCTGAGACATCTGCAACCTGAAAATCCCCATGATGCACAGACAGAGCCTTTGCTTTTGCAGTGGCTTTGTTTATGCCTTGGCAAACTCTGGGAAGATTTTTCTGAGGCTCAGTCACTTGGTCTGCAATCAAATGCACCagaaattttaatttatttgttATCGGAGCCACAACCTGAG GTCAGAGCTTCTGCTGTTTTTGCACTTGGGAATCTCCTGGATATGGGATCAACATCATCAAATGGTGTTGatgatgattctgatgatgatgaaaaagtaaaagCTGAAATAAATGTCGTTCGAAGCCTTCTGCAGGTCTCTTCAGATGGTAGCCCCCTTGTTAGATGTGAGGTTGCTATAG CGCTTACTCGTTTTGCATTGGGTCACAATAAGCATCTCAAATCTGTTGCTGCTGAGTATTGGAAACCTCAAACCAATTCATTGCTGAAGTCACCACCATCACTGGCCAATATAAGTAGTCCAAACAATGTCTACAGTCCCAACAACATTCGACAAGGCAGCAGtggccttgcttctcatattggTCCTGTGCTAAGGGTTGGCAGTGATAGCAGTGCCACTTGTCGTGATGGAAGGGTTTCTACGAGCAGCCCGATTGCAACAAGTAGCATCATGCATGGCTCTCCCCAGTCAGATGATTCTTCCCAACACTCTGATTCAGGCATATTACTGAGAGAGAATGCAAGTAATGGTGGCCTCAGCTATACTAGATCGAGGCCTGCTGACAGTGTCATTTATTCTCAATATATATCAACTATGTGTTCTGTTGCTAAAGATCCTTACCCAAGAATTGCAACTATTGGCCGGAGAGCACTGTCCCTTATAGGTGTTGAGCAAGTGGTCATGAAAAACAGTAGATTTAACAGTGGAGGTGCACATCAAGGAGAGACATCTGCACCTCCATCAAACTTTGGAATGGCACGCTCTTCTTCCTGGTTTGATATGAATTCTG GAAACTTCTCAATTGCATTTAGGACGCCTCCTGTTAGCCCCCCTCAACATGATTATCTTACAGGATTACGCCGAGTATGTTCAATGGAGTTCAAACCACATCCTATGAATTCTCCTGAGGGCTTAGCTGATCGCCTTATCTCTGCTGCGGCTCCCAGTAATGCTGAACTAATCATACTTCCCCAATCAACAATTTACAACTGGAGTTGTGGACACTTCTCTAGGCCACTTTTATCTGGTTCTGATGATAACGAAGAAGCCCATGCtagaagagaagagagagaacaaATTGCACTAGATTGCATTGCTAAGTGCCAGCGATCAT CAGCTTGCAAGATGACAAGCCAAATTGCTAGTTGGGATACAAGGTTTGATTCAGGTACAAAAGCAGCATTATTGTTGCCATTTTCTCCAATCGTCATCGCAGCTGATGAAAATGAACAAATAAG AGTGTGGAACTACGATGATGCACTACCAGTGAACTCTTTTCAAAACCATAAATTGTCCGACAGAGGGCTATCAAAACTCTTGCTTATCAATGAGCTTGATGAGAGCTTGCTTTTAGCTGCCTCAA GTGATGGAAATGTACGTATATGGAAAAATTTTACTCAAAAGGGAGGACAAAAACTTGTAACTGCTTTCTCATCGGTTCAGGGTCATCGAGCTGCTGGTCGCAGTATTGTGATCGATTGGCAGCAGCAATCTGGTTGCCTG TATGCATCTGGTGACATGTCTTCCATCTTGGTATGGGATCTTGACAAGGAACAACTTCTAAGCACCATTCAGTCATCTGGTGACAGTGCAATTTCTGCCCTG TCTGCATCTCAGGTCCGCTCTGGACACTTTGCTGCTGGTTTTGCTGCTGGTTCTGTAAGGATATTTGATGTTCGCTCTCCTGATAG GCTGATCTATATGGCAAGGCCACATGCCCCAAGAATGGAAAAGGTTGTGGGCATAGGGTTTCAGCCTGGGCTTGATCCATACAAG ATTGTAAGTGCATCTCAAGCTGGAGACATTCAGTTTCTCGATGTTAGAAGGGCAGCAGAACCCTACCTGACTATTGAGGCACACAGGGGTTCACTTACTGCTTTAGCTGTTCATCGGCATGCCCCAGTTGTTGCTAGTGGCTCAGCCAAGCAGATGATTAAAGTGTTCAGTCTTGAAGGAGAGCAGTTGACGATAATTCGCTACCAGCCATCATTTATGGGCCAAAGAATAGGCAGTGTAAACTGCCTTTCTTTCCACCCGTACAAATCACTCTTGGCCGCTGGTGCTGGTGATAATGCTCTTGTCTCTATCTACGCCGAGGAAAATTACAAGTAA
- the LOC120663377 gene encoding regulatory-associated protein of TOR 1-like isoform X1 — MALGDLMASRLVHSSSSPSPSTAAPPAPLPNHHHNHVTDDLPVANGPEPRNGLEPAEVDKPAPVTYLPQVMVLCEQRHEGIDEAAAAAAGPSTSGLVSKWRPKDRMKTGCVALVLCLNISVDPPDVIKISPCARMECWIDPFSMAPPKALANIGKTLHSQYERWQPKARYKLQLDPTVEEVKKLCNTCRKYARSERVLFHYNGHGVPKPTTNGEIWVFNKSYTQYIPLPITDLDSWLKTPSIYVFDCSAAGIIVKAFLERLDWSSSSSSSSQKDCILLAACEAHQTLPQSAEFPADVFTACLTTPIKMALHWFCKRSLLRGSMDRSLIDQIPGRQNDRKTLLGELNWIFTAITDTIAWNVLPHDLFQRLFRQDLLVASLFRNFLLAERIMRSANCSPISYPLLPPTHQHHMWDAWDMAAEICLSKLPQLIADPNAEFQPSPFFTEQLTAFEVWLDHGSQDKKPPEQLPIVLQVLLSQSHRFRALVLLGRFLDMGPWAVDLALSVGIFPYVLKLLQTSAMELRQILVFIWTKILSLDKSCQVDLVKDGGHTYFIRFLDSLDAYPEQRAMAAFVLAVIVDGHRTGQEACIHAGLIDVCLRHLQPENPHDAQTEPLLLQWLCLCLGKLWEDFSEAQSLGLQSNAPEILIYLLSEPQPEVQCLHISSVLSFASFTIYLLNIWYCQVRASAVFALGNLLDMGSTSSNGVDDDSDDDEKVKAEINVVRSLLQVSSDGSPLVRCEVAIALTRFALGHNKHLKSVAAEYWKPQTNSLLKSPPSLANISSPNNVYSPNNIRQGSSGLASHIGPVLRVGSDSSATCRDGRVSTSSPIATSSIMHGSPQSDDSSQHSDSGILLRENASNGGLSYTRSRPADSVIYSQYISTMCSVAKDPYPRIATIGRRALSLIGVEQVVMKNSRFNSGGAHQGETSAPPSNFGMARSSSWFDMNSGNFSIAFRTPPVSPPQHDYLTGLRRVCSMEFKPHPMNSPEGLADRLISAAAPSNAELIILPQSTIYNWSCGHFSRPLLSGSDDNEEAHARREEREQIALDCIAKCQRSSACKMTSQIASWDTRFDSGTKAALLLPFSPIVIAADENEQIRVWNYDDALPVNSFQNHKLSDRGLSKLLLINELDESLLLAASSDGNVRIWKNFTQKGGQKLVTAFSSVQGHRAAGRSIVIDWQQQSGCLYASGDMSSILVWDLDKEQLLSTIQSSGDSAISALSASQVRSGHFAAGFAAGSVRIFDVRSPDRLIYMARPHAPRMEKVVGIGFQPGLDPYKIVSASQAGDIQFLDVRRAAEPYLTIEAHRGSLTALAVHRHAPVVASGSAKQMIKVFSLEGEQLTIIRYQPSFMGQRIGSVNCLSFHPYKSLLAAGAGDNALVSIYAEENYK, encoded by the exons ATGGCATTGGGAGATCTCATGGCGTCCAGGCTCGTCCActcctcgtcctcgccgtcgccatcgACGGCCGCGCCCCCGGCGCCGCTGCCGAATCACCACCACAACCACGTCACGGATGACCTCCCCGTCGCCAACGGCCCGGAGCCCAGGAATGGGCTGGAGCCCGCCGAGGTGGACAAGCCGGCGCCCGTGACGTACCTGCCCCAGGTGATGGTGCTGTGCGAGCAGCGCCACGAGGGGATCGACGaggctgcggccgccgccgccgggccctccACCAGCGGCCTTGTCTCCAAGTGGCGCCCAAAGGACCGG ATGAAGACAGGATGTGTTGCACTTGTATTATGTTTAAACATTAGTGTTGATCCACCAGATGTAATTAAAATCTCCCCTTGCGCAAGAATGGAGTGCTGGATAG ATCCATTTTCTATGGCACCTCCTAAGGCCCTTGCAAATATTGGAAAAACATTGCACTCACAGTATGAGCGCTGGCAACCTAAG GCTCGTTACAAGCTTCAGCTAGATCCAACTGTGGAGGAAGTTAAAAAGCTTTGTAATACTTGTCGCAAATATGCCAGATCAGAGAGAGTCCTTTTCCATTACAATGGCCATGGTGTACCAAAGCCTACAACTAATGGTGAGATTTGGGTGTTTAACAAG AGTTACACACAGTATATTCCACTTCCAATTACTGATCTTGATTCTTGGCTAAAAACACCTTCCATTTATGTTTTTGACTGCTCAGCAGCTGGAATTATTGTGAAAGCTTTTCTAGAG CGCCTAGACTGGAGTTCTAGCTCCTCTTCATCTTCGCAGAAGGATTGCATTCTTCTTGCTGCCTGCGAAGCACATCAAACTCTTCCCCAGAGTGCAGAATTTCCTGCTGATGTGTTTACAGCTTGCCTCACAACACCCATCAAGATGGCATTGCACTG GTTTTGTAAGAGATCATTACTCCGTGGTTCTATGGATCGTTCTCTTATTGACCAAATTCCTGGAAGGCAAAATGACCGTAAAACTCTTCTTGGAGAACTGAATTGGATTTTTACTGCCATTACAGATACTATTGCATGGAATGTGCTTCCTCATG ATCTATTCCAAAGGCTATTCAGGCAAGATCTTCTGGTTGCTAGTCTCTTTCGTAACTTCTTGCTTGCTGAGAGAATCATGCGATCCGCAAATTGTTCTCCAATTTCTTATCCGTTGTTACCACCGACCCATCAACACCATATGTG GGACGCATGGGACATGGCTGCTGAGATTTGCCTTTCCAAGCTTCCTCAGTTAATTGCTGATCCAAATGCAGAGTTTCAG CCGAGCCCTTTTTTCACGGAACAACTGACGGCTTTTGAAGTGTGGCTTGATCATGGTTCTCAGGACAAGAAGCCCCCTGAACAGTTACCTATAGTTCTTCAG GTCCTGCTTAGTCAATCGCATAGATTTAGAGCGCTTGTTTTGCTTGGAAGATTTCTTGACATGGGACCATGGGCAGTTGATTTG GCCCTGTCTGTTGGAATATTTCCTTATGTGCTCAAACTGCTTCAAACAAGTGCAATGGAGTTGCGTCAAATTCTTGTTTTCATATGGACAAAAATTCTCTCTCTTGATAAG TCGTGCCAGGTTGACTTGGTTAAAGATGGAGGACATACATATTTTATCAGATTTCTTGACAGTTTGGATGCTTACCCAGAGCAGCGTGCAATGGCCGCTTTCGTTTTAGCAGTTATTGTGGATGGGCATAGGACAGGTCAAGAGGCCTGTATTCATGCAGGTCTTATAGATGTTTGTCTGAGACATCTGCAACCTGAAAATCCCCATGATGCACAGACAGAGCCTTTGCTTTTGCAGTGGCTTTGTTTATGCCTTGGCAAACTCTGGGAAGATTTTTCTGAGGCTCAGTCACTTGGTCTGCAATCAAATGCACCagaaattttaatttatttgttATCGGAGCCACAACCTGAGGTACAATGCCTTCATATTTCATCTGTTCTTTCATTTGCTTCCTTCACAATATATTTATTAAATATTTGGTATTGCCAGGTCAGAGCTTCTGCTGTTTTTGCACTTGGGAATCTCCTGGATATGGGATCAACATCATCAAATGGTGTTGatgatgattctgatgatgatgaaaaagtaaaagCTGAAATAAATGTCGTTCGAAGCCTTCTGCAGGTCTCTTCAGATGGTAGCCCCCTTGTTAGATGTGAGGTTGCTATAG CGCTTACTCGTTTTGCATTGGGTCACAATAAGCATCTCAAATCTGTTGCTGCTGAGTATTGGAAACCTCAAACCAATTCATTGCTGAAGTCACCACCATCACTGGCCAATATAAGTAGTCCAAACAATGTCTACAGTCCCAACAACATTCGACAAGGCAGCAGtggccttgcttctcatattggTCCTGTGCTAAGGGTTGGCAGTGATAGCAGTGCCACTTGTCGTGATGGAAGGGTTTCTACGAGCAGCCCGATTGCAACAAGTAGCATCATGCATGGCTCTCCCCAGTCAGATGATTCTTCCCAACACTCTGATTCAGGCATATTACTGAGAGAGAATGCAAGTAATGGTGGCCTCAGCTATACTAGATCGAGGCCTGCTGACAGTGTCATTTATTCTCAATATATATCAACTATGTGTTCTGTTGCTAAAGATCCTTACCCAAGAATTGCAACTATTGGCCGGAGAGCACTGTCCCTTATAGGTGTTGAGCAAGTGGTCATGAAAAACAGTAGATTTAACAGTGGAGGTGCACATCAAGGAGAGACATCTGCACCTCCATCAAACTTTGGAATGGCACGCTCTTCTTCCTGGTTTGATATGAATTCTG GAAACTTCTCAATTGCATTTAGGACGCCTCCTGTTAGCCCCCCTCAACATGATTATCTTACAGGATTACGCCGAGTATGTTCAATGGAGTTCAAACCACATCCTATGAATTCTCCTGAGGGCTTAGCTGATCGCCTTATCTCTGCTGCGGCTCCCAGTAATGCTGAACTAATCATACTTCCCCAATCAACAATTTACAACTGGAGTTGTGGACACTTCTCTAGGCCACTTTTATCTGGTTCTGATGATAACGAAGAAGCCCATGCtagaagagaagagagagaacaaATTGCACTAGATTGCATTGCTAAGTGCCAGCGATCAT CAGCTTGCAAGATGACAAGCCAAATTGCTAGTTGGGATACAAGGTTTGATTCAGGTACAAAAGCAGCATTATTGTTGCCATTTTCTCCAATCGTCATCGCAGCTGATGAAAATGAACAAATAAG AGTGTGGAACTACGATGATGCACTACCAGTGAACTCTTTTCAAAACCATAAATTGTCCGACAGAGGGCTATCAAAACTCTTGCTTATCAATGAGCTTGATGAGAGCTTGCTTTTAGCTGCCTCAA GTGATGGAAATGTACGTATATGGAAAAATTTTACTCAAAAGGGAGGACAAAAACTTGTAACTGCTTTCTCATCGGTTCAGGGTCATCGAGCTGCTGGTCGCAGTATTGTGATCGATTGGCAGCAGCAATCTGGTTGCCTG TATGCATCTGGTGACATGTCTTCCATCTTGGTATGGGATCTTGACAAGGAACAACTTCTAAGCACCATTCAGTCATCTGGTGACAGTGCAATTTCTGCCCTG TCTGCATCTCAGGTCCGCTCTGGACACTTTGCTGCTGGTTTTGCTGCTGGTTCTGTAAGGATATTTGATGTTCGCTCTCCTGATAG GCTGATCTATATGGCAAGGCCACATGCCCCAAGAATGGAAAAGGTTGTGGGCATAGGGTTTCAGCCTGGGCTTGATCCATACAAG ATTGTAAGTGCATCTCAAGCTGGAGACATTCAGTTTCTCGATGTTAGAAGGGCAGCAGAACCCTACCTGACTATTGAGGCACACAGGGGTTCACTTACTGCTTTAGCTGTTCATCGGCATGCCCCAGTTGTTGCTAGTGGCTCAGCCAAGCAGATGATTAAAGTGTTCAGTCTTGAAGGAGAGCAGTTGACGATAATTCGCTACCAGCCATCATTTATGGGCCAAAGAATAGGCAGTGTAAACTGCCTTTCTTTCCACCCGTACAAATCACTCTTGGCCGCTGGTGCTGGTGATAATGCTCTTGTCTCTATCTACGCCGAGGAAAATTACAAGTAA